The sequence below is a genomic window from uncultured Stenotrophomonas sp..
ACCGCTTCAGCCGTTCATGGAGCGAGCCGCCGACGCCGGAGCAGGTCAGCCTGAGCGGCGGCTACCTGCTGATGGGCATCAACCACGGCCTGATGGCTGCGGCCAAGGGCCTGCACAAGCTCACCAACGGCCGCGACCAGATCCAGTCCGCCGTCGCCCGCCCGCCGCCGGAGCTGAGCGAGCAGCAGCGCCTTCGCGCGCAGCGCTTCTGCCGGCAGCAGCAAGACTGCAGCGCGGGCGACT
It includes:
- a CDS encoding conserved hypothetical protein (Evidence 4 : Homologs of previously reported genes of unknown function); the protein is MALAGAFLAGAVPAQQALPEQPAAIVGDAEDAFRPTPAEGDVTTLGEVRALKPEDDQPLDLYRFRNPVQVEDNRFSRSWSEPPTPEQVSLSGGYLLMGINHGLMAAAKGLHKLTNGRDQIQSAVARPPPELSEQQRLRAQRFCRQQQDCSAGD